The following proteins are encoded in a genomic region of Streptococcus cristatus AS 1.3089:
- a CDS encoding aspartate/glutamate racemase family protein — protein MKTIGLIGGMSWESTTSYYQIINETIKKELGGLHSAKILLYSVDFAEVEHYQAVGDWEKSGQLLADIAQRLEQAGADFIVICTNTMHKVAPQIQEKITIPILHIAQATAQALLADGIQKVGLLGTKYTMTQDFYKEKLIESGLEVLIPDQAGITEVNRIIYDELCLGDIRDSSKQTYLAVIDDLKKAGAEAVILGCTEIGLLIKQFDTDLPLYDTTVIHAEKAAEWAVNK, from the coding sequence ATGAAAACTATCGGTCTGATTGGTGGTATGAGTTGGGAAAGTACCACATCTTACTACCAAATCATCAACGAAACCATCAAAAAAGAACTGGGTGGCTTGCATTCAGCTAAGATTCTGCTTTATAGTGTTGATTTTGCAGAGGTTGAGCATTATCAAGCAGTCGGAGACTGGGAGAAAAGCGGTCAACTTTTGGCAGATATTGCTCAGCGCTTGGAGCAAGCTGGTGCAGATTTCATCGTTATTTGCACCAACACCATGCACAAGGTTGCTCCGCAGATACAAGAAAAGATTACGATTCCAATCTTGCATATTGCACAGGCAACTGCGCAGGCCTTGTTGGCTGACGGTATTCAAAAAGTCGGCCTCCTAGGGACCAAGTACACCATGACTCAAGATTTTTACAAGGAAAAATTAATAGAGTCTGGGTTAGAAGTACTGATTCCAGACCAAGCTGGTATTACAGAGGTCAATCGAATCATTTATGACGAGCTCTGTCTAGGAGATATCAGAGACAGTTCAAAGCAGACTTATCTTGCTGTTATAGATGATTTGAAAAAAGCGGGCGCAGAAGCTGTTATCTTGGGTTGTACCGAGATAGGCCTTCTCATCAAACAATTCGATACTGACCTGCCTCTCTACGACACAACGGTGATCCATGCAGAGAAAGCAGCGGAGTGGGCAGTAAATAAATGA
- the purE gene encoding 5-(carboxyamino)imidazole ribonucleotide mutase, which translates to MKPIISIIMGSKSDWATMQKTAEVLDRFGVVYEKKVVSAHRTPDLMFQHAEEARSRGIKVIIAGAGGAAHLPGMVAAKTTLPVIGVPVKSRALSGLDSLYSIVQMPGGVPVATMAIGEAGATNAALFALRLLSVEDQAIATALADFAEEQGKIAEESSNELI; encoded by the coding sequence ATGAAACCAATTATTTCCATCATCATGGGCTCTAAATCTGACTGGGCAACCATGCAAAAAACTGCCGAAGTCTTAGACCGCTTTGGTGTAGTCTACGAAAAGAAAGTCGTCTCTGCCCACCGCACACCAGACCTCATGTTTCAACATGCGGAAGAAGCTCGCAGCCGTGGTATCAAGGTTATCATTGCAGGTGCTGGAGGCGCAGCCCATTTGCCGGGGATGGTTGCTGCTAAAACAACCCTTCCTGTCATCGGTGTGCCCGTCAAATCACGTGCTCTCAGCGGTCTGGACTCACTTTATTCGATTGTGCAGATGCCGGGTGGAGTACCAGTCGCAACCATGGCTATCGGTGAAGCAGGTGCGACAAACGCGGCTCTCTTTGCCCTCCGTCTCCTGTCAGTAGAGGATCAGGCTATCGCGACAGCTTTGGCAGATTTTGCTGAAGAACAAGGAAAAATCGCTGAGGAGTCAAGTAATGAGCTCATCTAA
- a CDS encoding PTS system mannose/fructose/N-acetylgalactosamine-transporter subunit IIB — translation MTIVGARIDGRLIHGQVANLWTTKLNISRIMVIDDEVAENAIEKSGLKLATPPGVKLSILPIAKAAENILAGKYDSQRLFIVARKPDRFLRLVEAGVPLETLNVGNMSQSDETRPITRSINVVDADVEAFHKLHEKGVKLTAQMVPNDPIADFMNLLK, via the coding sequence ATGACAATAGTAGGTGCACGTATCGATGGACGTTTGATCCATGGACAGGTAGCCAATCTCTGGACTACCAAGCTCAATATTTCACGCATTATGGTGATTGACGATGAGGTAGCTGAAAATGCTATCGAAAAGAGCGGACTTAAGCTGGCTACGCCACCAGGAGTGAAGCTCAGCATTTTGCCAATCGCTAAAGCAGCAGAAAACATTCTGGCTGGTAAGTATGACTCACAGCGACTCTTTATCGTTGCTCGTAAACCAGATCGTTTCCTTCGTTTGGTAGAAGCTGGTGTTCCATTGGAAACACTTAACGTCGGAAATATGTCTCAGTCAGACGAAACTCGTCCAATCACTCGCTCCATCAATGTGGTTGATGCAGATGTGGAAGCTTTCCACAAGCTGCATGAAAAAGGAGTTAAGCTGACAGCTCAGATGGTTCCAAATGATCCGATTGCGGATTTTATGAATTTGTTAAAATAA
- the purB gene encoding adenylosuccinate lyase: MINRYSRPEMANIWTEENKYRAWLEVEILADEAWAELGEIPKEDVALIREKADFDIDRILEIEQETRHDVVAFTRAVSETLGEERKWVHYGLTSTDVVDTAYGYLYKQANDIIRRDLENFTNIIADKAKEHKFTIMMGRTHGVHAEPTTFGLKLATWYSEMKRNIERFEHAAAGVEAGKISGAVGNFANIPPFVEEYVCEKLGIRAQEISTQVLPRDLHAEYFAVLASIATSIERMATEIRGLQKSEQREVEEFFAKGQKGSSAMPHKRNPIGSENMTGLARVIRGHMVTAYENVALWHERDISHSSAERIITPDTTILIDYMLNRFGNIVKNLTVFPENMIRNMNSTFGLIFSQRAMLTLIEKGMTREQAYDLVQPKTAHSWDNQVDFKPLLEADPEVTSRLTQEEIDEIFNPTYYTKRVDEIFKRLGLD, encoded by the coding sequence ATGATCAACCGTTACTCTCGCCCTGAGATGGCGAACATTTGGACCGAAGAAAATAAATACCGTGCTTGGCTTGAGGTGGAAATCTTGGCTGACGAGGCATGGGCTGAGTTGGGGGAAATTCCCAAGGAAGATGTGGCTTTGATTCGCGAGAAGGCGGACTTTGACATCGACCGTATTTTGGAGATTGAGCAGGAAACACGTCACGATGTGGTAGCTTTCACGCGTGCGGTTTCTGAGACTCTTGGTGAAGAGCGCAAGTGGGTTCACTATGGGTTGACCTCTACTGACGTGGTGGATACTGCCTACGGTTACCTTTACAAACAGGCTAACGACATCATCCGTCGTGATCTTGAAAACTTCACCAACATCATTGCTGACAAGGCTAAGGAACACAAGTTCACCATCATGATGGGTCGTACCCACGGTGTCCACGCTGAGCCGACAACTTTTGGTCTTAAATTAGCGACTTGGTACAGCGAAATGAAGCGTAATATCGAGCGTTTCGAGCATGCGGCTGCTGGAGTGGAAGCTGGTAAGATTTCTGGTGCGGTTGGGAACTTTGCCAACATCCCACCATTTGTAGAGGAATATGTCTGCGAAAAATTGGGCATCCGTGCTCAAGAAATCTCTACACAGGTGCTTCCTCGTGACCTTCATGCTGAGTACTTTGCAGTTCTTGCTAGCATTGCGACTTCCATCGAACGTATGGCAACGGAGATCCGTGGCCTGCAAAAATCGGAGCAACGCGAAGTAGAAGAGTTCTTTGCCAAGGGTCAAAAAGGATCTTCAGCAATGCCTCACAAACGCAACCCTATCGGTTCTGAAAACATGACAGGTCTGGCGCGTGTTATCCGTGGTCACATGGTGACGGCCTATGAAAACGTCGCTCTCTGGCACGAACGTGATATTTCTCACTCATCAGCTGAGCGTATCATCACACCGGATACGACCATTTTGATTGACTACATGCTCAACCGTTTTGGAAATATCGTCAAGAACTTGACGGTCTTCCCAGAAAACATGATCCGCAACATGAACTCTACTTTTGGTCTTATCTTTAGCCAACGTGCCATGTTGACCTTGATTGAAAAAGGCATGACGCGTGAACAAGCCTACGACTTGGTGCAACCAAAAACAGCCCACTCTTGGGACAACCAAGTAGACTTCAAACCGCTTCTCGAAGCAGATCCAGAAGTAACCTCACGCCTCACTCAAGAAGAAATTGATGAAATCTTCAACCCGACTTACTACACTAAGCGCGTGGATGAAATCTTCAAGCGCCTGGGCTTAGATTAA
- a CDS encoding glycoside hydrolase family 35 protein, producing the protein MKRFEIGSSFYLDGQEFKILSGAIHYFRIQPEDWYHSLYNLKALGFNTVETYVPWNMHEPKKGQFDFQGILDIEKFLQIAQDLGLYAIVRPSPFICAEWEFGGMPAWLLTEDMRIRSSDAPYLQAVADYYDELLPRLLPRLLDKGGNILMMQVENEYGSYGEDKDYLRAIRQMMLDRGVDCPLFTSDGPWRATLRAGTLIEEDLFVTGNFGSKADYNFAQMQEFFDEHGKKWPLMCMEFWDGWFNRWKEPIIKRDPEELAQAVREVLEQGSINLYMFHGGTNFGFMNGCSARGVTDLPQVTSYDYDALLDEQGNPTPKYFAVQKMMETYYPEHPQMKPLTKESFELRDIALSEKVSLFETLADLAQPVESLYPVKMEDLGQSYGYLLYRTEASWDADEEKIRVIDGRDRMQLFVDGKLMATQYQAEIGQDIFVAGEKKATHRIDILMENMGRVNYGHKFLADTQRKGIRTGVCKDLHFLLNWQQYPLSFENTENIDFSKGWQPKQPAFYAFDFEMKALKDTYLDLSGFGKGLAFINGVNIGRFWNVGPTLSLYIPHSLLKEGHNRIIIFETEGEYEESINLVKQPTFKTIKGENL; encoded by the coding sequence ATGAAGAGATTTGAAATAGGCTCTTCTTTCTACTTGGATGGTCAGGAGTTTAAGATTTTATCAGGAGCGATTCACTATTTTCGGATTCAGCCGGAAGACTGGTATCACTCGCTCTATAATCTTAAAGCTCTCGGCTTCAATACAGTTGAGACCTATGTTCCTTGGAACATGCACGAGCCAAAGAAAGGCCAGTTTGACTTTCAAGGGATTTTAGATATTGAGAAGTTTCTTCAGATTGCTCAAGATTTAGGATTGTATGCCATTGTTCGCCCTTCGCCCTTTATCTGTGCGGAGTGGGAATTTGGCGGTATGCCAGCCTGGCTCTTGACTGAGGATATGAGAATCCGTTCTTCTGATGCTCCTTATCTTCAAGCTGTTGCAGACTACTATGATGAGTTGCTTCCTCGCTTGCTTCCAAGGCTCTTGGACAAGGGGGGGAATATCCTCATGATGCAAGTGGAAAATGAATATGGCTCTTACGGGGAGGATAAAGACTACCTAAGAGCGATTCGGCAGATGATGTTGGATCGAGGTGTTGATTGTCCGCTCTTTACATCGGATGGCCCTTGGCGGGCCACGCTGAGAGCTGGCACGCTGATTGAGGAAGATTTATTTGTTACAGGAAATTTCGGCTCCAAGGCAGATTATAATTTTGCCCAGATGCAGGAATTCTTTGATGAGCATGGCAAAAAATGGCCGCTCATGTGTATGGAGTTTTGGGATGGTTGGTTCAATCGTTGGAAAGAGCCAATTATCAAAAGGGATCCTGAGGAACTGGCTCAAGCTGTCCGTGAGGTTCTGGAACAAGGCTCTATCAATCTCTATATGTTTCATGGCGGAACCAATTTTGGCTTCATGAATGGCTGCTCGGCCAGAGGTGTGACGGATTTACCACAGGTGACTTCGTATGATTATGATGCTCTGCTCGATGAACAGGGAAATCCAACTCCGAAATATTTTGCGGTGCAAAAAATGATGGAAACCTACTATCCTGAGCACCCACAAATGAAACCGCTCACAAAAGAATCTTTTGAATTGAGAGACATTGCTCTGAGTGAGAAGGTGAGTTTGTTTGAGACATTAGCTGATTTGGCTCAGCCAGTGGAGAGTCTCTATCCTGTCAAAATGGAGGATTTGGGACAGAGCTATGGTTACTTGCTTTATCGTACCGAAGCCAGCTGGGATGCGGATGAGGAAAAGATTCGGGTGATTGACGGGCGAGACCGGATGCAGCTTTTTGTGGACGGCAAGCTTATGGCAACCCAGTATCAAGCAGAGATTGGACAAGATATCTTTGTTGCTGGGGAAAAGAAAGCCACCCACCGTATTGACATCTTGATGGAAAACATGGGGCGGGTCAATTACGGGCATAAGTTCTTGGCAGATACCCAGCGAAAAGGGATTCGGACGGGCGTTTGTAAGGATTTGCACTTCTTGCTAAATTGGCAGCAGTATCCACTTTCCTTTGAAAATACAGAAAACATCGATTTTTCAAAAGGATGGCAGCCTAAGCAACCAGCTTTCTACGCTTTTGACTTTGAAATGAAAGCGCTTAAGGATACCTATTTAGACTTGTCTGGTTTTGGAAAGGGCCTTGCCTTTATAAACGGCGTCAACATCGGTCGTTTCTGGAATGTCGGTCCAACCTTATCGCTTTATATTCCGCATAGTCTTCTGAAAGAAGGACATAACCGAATCATCATTTTTGAAACGGAAGGGGAATATGAAGAATCAATTAACTTAGTTAAACAACCTACATTTAAAACAATAAAGGGGGAAAATTTATGA
- the purD gene encoding phosphoribosylamine--glycine ligase, whose product MKLLVVGSGGREHAIAKKLLESQDVEQVFVAPGNDGMILDGLDLVNIGISEHSKLIEFAKANNIVWSFIGPDDALAAGIVDDFNRAGLKAFGPTRLAAELEWSKDFAKEIMVKYGVPTAAYGTFSDFEEAKAYIEKQGAPIVVKADGLALGKGVVVAETVEQAVEAAHEMLLDNKFGDSGARVVIEEFLDGEEFSLFAFVNGDKFYIMPTAQDHKRAYDGDKGPNTGGMGAYAPVPHLPQSVVDTAVDTIVKPVLEGMIKESRPYLGVLYAGLILTADGPKVIEFNARFGDPETQIILPRLTSDFAQNITDILDGKEPNITWTDKGVTLGVVVASNGYPLDYEKGVELPAKTDGDIITYYAGAKFAENSRALLSNGGRVYMLVTTADTVKEAQDTIYSELNKQNTEGLFYRTDIGSKAIKD is encoded by the coding sequence ATGAAGCTTTTAGTTGTTGGTTCAGGCGGTCGTGAGCATGCGATTGCCAAGAAGTTGTTGGAGTCTCAGGATGTGGAGCAGGTCTTTGTAGCACCTGGAAATGATGGCATGATCTTGGATGGGCTAGACTTGGTGAATATTGGAATTTCCGAACATTCTAAATTGATTGAGTTCGCAAAGGCGAACAATATTGTTTGGTCTTTTATTGGGCCAGATGATGCCCTTGCTGCTGGGATTGTGGATGATTTTAACCGAGCTGGGCTCAAGGCTTTTGGTCCGACAAGATTGGCAGCGGAGCTGGAGTGGTCCAAGGATTTTGCTAAGGAAATCATGGTTAAATACGGTGTGCCGACAGCAGCCTATGGCACATTTTCCGACTTTGAGGAAGCCAAGGCTTATATCGAAAAGCAGGGAGCACCTATCGTGGTCAAGGCGGACGGCTTGGCTCTGGGCAAGGGTGTGGTCGTAGCCGAGACAGTGGAGCAGGCGGTCGAGGCAGCTCACGAGATGCTCTTGGACAATAAATTTGGTGACAGCGGTGCGCGTGTGGTTATCGAAGAGTTCCTAGACGGTGAGGAGTTCTCTCTCTTTGCCTTTGTCAATGGCGACAAGTTTTACATTATGCCGACCGCTCAGGATCACAAGCGTGCCTACGATGGGGACAAGGGCCCTAATACAGGCGGTATGGGAGCCTATGCGCCAGTTCCTCACTTGCCACAGAGTGTGGTTGACACAGCGGTTGACACTATTGTCAAGCCAGTCCTTGAGGGCATGATCAAGGAAAGTCGCCCTTATTTGGGTGTGCTCTACGCGGGCTTGATTCTGACAGCAGACGGGCCTAAGGTCATCGAGTTCAACGCTCGCTTTGGGGATCCGGAAACTCAGATTATCCTGCCGCGCCTGACGTCTGACTTTGCTCAAAATATCACGGACATCCTTGATGGCAAGGAGCCAAACATCACGTGGACGGACAAGGGCGTAACTCTGGGTGTGGTTGTCGCATCTAATGGCTACCCGCTAGATTATGAAAAGGGTGTCGAGTTGCCAGCCAAAACCGATGGCGACATCATCACCTACTATGCAGGGGCTAAGTTTGCGGAAAATAGCAGAGCACTGCTCTCAAACGGCGGACGTGTCTATATGCTCGTCACCACCGCAGATACCGTCAAAGAAGCCCAAGACACCATATACAGCGAACTTAACAAACAAAACACAGAAGGTCTCTTTTACCGAACAGATATCGGAAGCAAGGCCATAAAAGATTGA
- a CDS encoding GntR family transcriptional regulator: MAIPKYQQIKDDLKQQIISGNFENGDRFYTEAELIKMFNVSSITVVRALNELANDGYIIRQQGKGTFVSRARKHKRVEFSDIETFPIQKDKVTVLSIERGNELRILEKLELTPSQFYYKIDRIRRTGDKVYIYHQTYIPEQYINPNYPDLDYYSSIYNRFKTDYHIHMNDEYFEEINEIVFPTPKDIAKTLEIDPNFPTVHQVKITKLENTGQILEYSETYKRGDFFKIKFISSSRDH; the protein is encoded by the coding sequence ATGGCTATTCCTAAATATCAACAAATCAAAGATGACTTGAAACAACAAATCATTTCTGGTAACTTTGAAAACGGTGATAGATTCTACACAGAAGCTGAATTAATCAAGATGTTCAACGTCAGTTCCATCACCGTTGTCCGCGCTTTGAACGAACTTGCGAATGATGGCTACATCATCCGTCAGCAAGGGAAGGGAACTTTTGTTTCACGCGCAAGAAAACACAAGCGTGTGGAATTCTCTGATATCGAAACTTTCCCTATCCAAAAGGATAAGGTGACTGTTCTGTCCATCGAACGTGGAAATGAATTGAGGATCTTGGAAAAACTAGAACTAACTCCGTCCCAGTTCTACTACAAGATTGACCGTATCAGAAGGACCGGCGATAAAGTCTATATTTATCACCAAACCTACATTCCTGAACAGTACATCAATCCAAACTATCCAGATCTGGACTACTACAGCTCGATCTACAATCGCTTCAAGACGGATTATCACATCCACATGAATGATGAGTATTTCGAAGAAATCAACGAAATCGTCTTTCCAACGCCAAAAGACATTGCCAAGACCTTAGAAATCGATCCAAACTTCCCAACTGTGCATCAAGTCAAGATCACAAAACTGGAAAATACTGGACAAATCCTAGAGTACAGCGAAACCTACAAGCGTGGCGATTTCTTTAAAATCAAATTTATTTCTTCTAGTCGCGATCATTAA
- a CDS encoding GBS Bsp-like repeat-containing protein, giving the protein MKKYQKLFLLSGAVLGLFASHSTVQAVASTEAGNKVLGPTDRASNVTVNVTGDTAQIHYARSKAQVPYTISHAVWSDENGQDDLKWYTTPQTSSTAVDLRQHAGYGTLHVHTYININGKMIGLNGTTFTVNKPASKTSVTTSGQIGRINFTRNKDQGNSKIVHAVWSDENGGDDLNWYEAGQESTEFNFSKHKGYGKYFVDTYENKNGKMIYQSGTTFHLEKPNPTIQTSFPEPGIMEILIKNLPDTMYKVTVPTWSENKGQDDLQWYEASKNSDGSYRVRVELKKHNYDTGTYHIHLYGESYVKPEFTGLAGTTATIDVGKLPSPEEQKPLFSVENINPEQGTYTVKISETSTSKPIQSVRVPIWSTHKQSNIKWYEASNNGDGTFTAQFNIRNHQALSGNYINHIYVKYKDGSEHSYATDSVTLSAENIKARVSVNKISAYNYEVTVSDAFGPGTISLPTWSEVNGQDDIKWYTANKVGDGLYKFTINTQQHAGNGLFHTHVYRNLNGQMTGLTGTSYQVQKPTTPEPTLYTPDYAGASSYPHGQCTWGAKVLAPWAGPYWGNGGQWAASARAAGFRTGSTPQVGAIICWTDGGYGHVGVVTHVESNTRIQIKESNYAGKQYIGNFRGWFNPYAAGQGAVSYIYPK; this is encoded by the coding sequence ATGAAGAAATATCAGAAGCTGTTTTTATTATCCGGAGCAGTCCTTGGGCTATTTGCCAGTCATTCCACGGTTCAAGCTGTTGCATCGACTGAAGCTGGGAATAAAGTCCTAGGTCCCACTGATCGTGCCAGCAATGTAACCGTCAATGTCACTGGGGATACGGCACAGATTCATTACGCCCGCTCCAAGGCTCAGGTTCCCTATACCATTTCCCACGCGGTCTGGTCCGACGAAAATGGGCAGGATGATTTGAAATGGTACACTACGCCTCAAACATCCAGCACAGCCGTTGACCTTCGGCAGCACGCTGGCTACGGCACCTTACATGTGCACACTTACATTAATATCAATGGGAAAATGATTGGCTTGAATGGCACTACCTTCACTGTTAATAAACCTGCTAGCAAGACAAGCGTCACAACATCTGGACAAATCGGCCGAATCAATTTTACGCGAAATAAAGACCAAGGGAACTCAAAAATTGTCCATGCAGTTTGGTCTGATGAAAATGGTGGCGATGACCTTAATTGGTATGAAGCTGGGCAAGAGAGTACTGAATTTAACTTTTCTAAGCACAAGGGATATGGAAAATATTTCGTAGATACTTATGAAAATAAAAATGGCAAAATGATTTACCAATCAGGTACCACTTTCCATCTCGAAAAGCCTAATCCGACCATTCAGACAAGCTTCCCTGAACCTGGCATTATGGAAATCCTTATCAAAAATCTTCCTGACACCATGTACAAGGTCACTGTGCCAACTTGGTCTGAAAACAAAGGTCAGGATGATTTGCAATGGTACGAGGCAAGTAAAAATTCTGATGGCAGTTACAGAGTAAGAGTAGAACTGAAGAAACACAATTACGATACAGGAACCTACCATATCCATCTCTACGGTGAAAGCTATGTCAAGCCTGAATTTACAGGATTAGCAGGAACAACTGCTACGATAGATGTCGGAAAGCTGCCTTCCCCAGAAGAGCAAAAACCGCTTTTCTCTGTTGAAAATATCAATCCTGAGCAGGGAACCTATACTGTAAAAATCAGTGAGACTTCAACATCTAAGCCAATTCAGTCCGTTCGCGTTCCCATCTGGAGCACCCATAAACAAAGCAATATCAAATGGTATGAGGCAAGTAATAATGGAGATGGGACCTTTACTGCACAATTTAATATTCGCAACCACCAAGCCTTATCTGGCAATTATATCAATCATATCTACGTCAAATATAAAGATGGCAGCGAACATAGCTATGCGACAGACAGCGTCACTCTCTCTGCTGAAAATATCAAAGCCAGGGTTTCTGTCAATAAAATATCTGCCTACAATTACGAAGTGACCGTTTCCGATGCTTTTGGCCCAGGAACCATTTCTCTACCAACTTGGTCAGAGGTCAATGGCCAGGATGACATCAAATGGTACACTGCTAACAAAGTGGGCGATGGCTTGTATAAATTTACCATCAATACGCAACAGCATGCTGGAAATGGACTCTTCCATACCCATGTTTACCGTAATCTCAATGGTCAGATGACTGGACTTACAGGCACCAGCTATCAGGTTCAAAAACCAACTACGCCTGAGCCAACCCTCTACACCCCTGATTATGCGGGAGCCTCCTCTTATCCTCATGGTCAGTGTACTTGGGGAGCAAAAGTATTGGCTCCTTGGGCTGGTCCTTACTGGGGCAACGGTGGCCAATGGGCAGCTAGCGCACGCGCAGCTGGTTTCCGAACAGGAAGCACACCACAAGTCGGAGCCATCATCTGCTGGACCGATGGTGGTTATGGGCATGTCGGTGTTGTCACCCATGTCGAATCCAACACCCGCATCCAAATCAAAGAATCCAACTATGCGGGCAAACAGTATATTGGCAACTTCCGCGGCTGGTTCAATCCCTACGCCGCTGGTCAAGGAGCTGTCAGCTATATCTATCCAAAATAA
- the purK gene encoding 5-(carboxyamino)imidazole ribonucleotide synthase, whose translation MSSSKTIGIIGGGQLGQMMAISAIYMGHRVIALDPAKDCPASRVAEIIVAPYNDVDALRQLAERCDVLTYEFENVDADGLDAVIKDGQLPQGTDLLRISQNRIFEKDFLANKAQVTVAPYKVVTSSQDLADIDLSNNYVLKTATGGYDGHGQKVIRSEADLEEACVLADSAACVLEEFVNFDLEISVIVSGNGKDVTVFPVQENIHRNNILSKTIVPARISESLADKAKTMAVRIAEKLSLSGTLCVEMFATADDIIVNEIAPRPHNSGHYSIEACDFSQFDTHILGVLGAPLPAIKLHAPAVMLNVLGQHVEAAEKYVSENPSAHLHLYGKIEAKHNRKMGHVTLFSDAPDSVVEFGEGIDF comes from the coding sequence ATGAGCTCATCTAAAACAATTGGAATTATCGGTGGCGGTCAGCTGGGGCAGATGATGGCCATTTCTGCTATCTACATGGGGCATAGAGTTATCGCGCTGGATCCTGCGAAGGATTGCCCGGCCTCTCGCGTGGCGGAAATCATCGTGGCACCTTATAACGATGTGGATGCCCTTCGTCAGTTGGCGGAGCGATGCGATGTCCTGACCTATGAGTTTGAGAATGTCGATGCCGACGGTTTGGATGCTGTCATCAAGGATGGTCAGCTCCCTCAAGGGACAGACCTACTCCGCATTTCTCAAAATCGCATTTTTGAAAAGGATTTTCTCGCAAACAAGGCGCAAGTCACCGTGGCACCCTACAAGGTCGTGACTTCTAGCCAAGATTTGGCAGATATCGACCTGTCTAACAACTATGTCCTCAAGACTGCGACTGGTGGTTATGATGGACATGGACAAAAGGTCATTCGTTCAGAAGCAGATTTGGAAGAAGCCTGTGTGCTAGCAGATTCAGCAGCCTGCGTCTTAGAAGAGTTTGTCAATTTTGACCTTGAAATTTCTGTCATCGTATCAGGAAATGGTAAGGACGTGACAGTCTTCCCAGTTCAGGAAAATATTCACCGTAACAATATCCTCTCTAAGACCATTGTGCCAGCTCGCATTTCGGAAAGTCTAGCAGATAAGGCAAAAACCATGGCGGTGCGAATTGCAGAAAAACTGAGCCTCTCTGGAACCCTTTGTGTGGAAATGTTTGCGACAGCTGATGACATCATTGTCAACGAAATTGCCCCCCGCCCACATAACTCTGGCCACTACTCGATTGAGGCCTGCGACTTCTCACAGTTTGACACACATATCCTAGGTGTTCTCGGAGCACCATTGCCAGCCATCAAACTGCATGCCCCAGCTGTCATGCTCAACGTTCTCGGCCAGCACGTCGAGGCCGCTGAAAAATATGTCTCAGAAAATCCAAGCGCCCACCTCCACCTGTATGGTAAAATAGAAGCGAAGCACAACCGCAAGATGGGACATGTGACTTTGTTTAGTGATGCGCCGGATAGTGTGGTTGAGTTTGGTGAGGGGATTGATTTTTGA
- a CDS encoding acyl carrier protein, with translation MNQEQIYQKVTEIIQERQGEDFVVQPTLGLKDDLGADSVDLMEFILTLEDEFAIEISDEDVDRFENVADIVAYLEKKLAK, from the coding sequence ATGAATCAAGAACAAATTTATCAAAAAGTAACAGAAATTATCCAAGAACGTCAGGGAGAGGACTTTGTGGTCCAGCCAACTTTGGGCTTAAAAGATGATTTAGGCGCTGATTCTGTTGACTTAATGGAATTTATCCTGACTTTGGAGGATGAGTTTGCGATTGAAATTTCAGATGAGGATGTTGATCGCTTTGAAAATGTCGCAGATATTGTCGCGTATTTGGAAAAGAAACTAGCGAAGTAA